GCGTTGTACGACTAAATATTCATCAACCCTAGCAAAAAGGACaataagcaaaccaaccttCCTGTTCCAAGTTTCTCAACAGCCTGAACTAATGCTTCTACTTCTGAAACAGAGAAAGGTCTCCTCATCCGGCGCTGTACATATGCTGGATGCCCAGATCTCCTATGAAAAGGAACCACAGCCAGTGGCTTTGCGTTAATTGGTGGAACTGCAACCAGAGCTTGGGATGCTGGTGGGGTTTTGTCAATTGAAGTACTAGCAAAAGAGGGCACTGCATTCAAGCCTTTGTCAACACAGCTACCCAAATTGGTTGCTGGAGGATTCAGGGAGACATTTGAAGTCCCTGGTCGTGAGACCAAAGATGCAGAATGCCTGAAAACAGAACATAATGCCATATATATGAGCTTCAACAGAGGGTAAAGAACCACAACATGATTGTTCATTTCATTAGCTACTTATAATATCATTACCTGGTTAACTCTTGAGTTCTGCCAGAAACAGAGGAAGGATCATTGCCGCATTGAGAATATATAAGCTTGGAATGTTTGGGCTCCAAGGTAAAACCCAAATTGTCAAGCTTGTCATCATGCGAAATCCCAGTCTGAAGTAATGTTTTGCTGTCATCTCTGACCTTCTTTCCCTGAACTAGGATCCCAACATGTAATCCCTCTCCAAGTATAGAAGTTACAGCCTCCATTACTGTCCTCTACACAAAAATTATACATCAGATATATCACCAATTAAATTGGAATATAATAATATGACTTCCTTAATATACTCTGTTCCCAATTCCCAACATAATCAAGAGAATAACAATCTATgcaagaaatggaaagaaaatgcctCACAATTCTTCATACTGGTGTCGCAAAAGTACAAACCCAGGAAAAATATGCCACAACCAGTAATTTATGAGCCCGTGACCTCAGGGAGAACACATACCTTCAATGAACCAACAGTTGCAGTTGTAGGAATTTCAAAGAAAAGTTCGGGAACTTTGAAGGATTTAATACTCAGCCTCACTGATTAACAAAAGGAAGTGTGTAAGAAACTTTAGAGTAAACGACAAATATGAAGAAAGACTGCAGTAAAGGTCCTCACAGACACTCTTACCATTACGATCATTGGACTTGGAAGGTTCTCGACCTGTTGTTGAGGATGACCGTCCAATTGCTGCATGCAAGAGCTGGATTATTCAACCAAACTTGAAGATATACCTAAAACCTAAAGCCTAAGTGCAAATGAAGAGTATATAAGATATGAAAAGCAGACAGCAATCATCCTCGAACCTGCGTTGCAGTTGCCACCATCTTCTCTCTTGTCAGGTGAACTGCATATGTTTTCACAGTTACAGCCTCTATCAGACGTAGTAAATGGCCTCCGGTTAAAGAAATTTCTCTTCTTAAAAGGATAAATCTTCTGTGATCTTTGATGTGCGTAACAAGGTCTCCCATTACGGTAAACTTGCTTTATTTTCCCATCTAAAGGCATTAATTCAACATCAAAGCTATTATATATCATAAAGAACATAACTGTCTAGAAAGGTGTGATCAATACACCAGAAGTACACTAGTGAAAGAGGGTTCCATGGAACCTAACAGACTAATCATAGCACCTATACTGTACCTTACTTAAAACAACAGTGGATTGTAAAGCCAATTACCAGTTCTATGATAACCCCCAATCTTCATATCTGGAGCTATTCTCCAGTGCTTGGATGCTGACAGATTCTTTATTTTCCTATCACCAACAGATGTGTGCTCAAACTCCTCTACCATGGTACAGGGTTGGACATACCCAACAGAATTTTCGTCATCATCTCTACTAACTACTTTAACACAATGGCAGGGGAAAGAACCATGAATTTTGCATTCCCCTGAAAAAGGAACCTTTACATCATGTTCAGAACAGACCAATTCAGGAGGCTTTCCTTCCATTTCTAGCAAATCTTCTGAACAGACTAAAACATTGGCTTTTCCATCCTTTACACTTGTATCCTTTGATGGTTCAGCCTCTAGTTTCCTCTTTAGTACAACATGTGCTTTGTCTTCCTCTTCAATATAATCCCCAGATAAGAAACAGTCACTGATTACTTTGTTAGAATAGCTTCCACAAGAAGAACTGCTGTCAACCGTACCCAACTTTTTAGCAAAACAAACCTTCCCCGAGTGAACATTAGTTTTTGATGTCCCACTCATCTCAAAACTAAAGTTTTCTTGTAGATGTGAAAACTGATTCAGAGTATGACTTTGCCCTTGCACCCCACAGGCACGGAAAGAGGCTTCTTCATCACAGCTTCCCCACTCACAAGGTTCTTCCTTCAATGAGTTTCCTTTATTCTGTTGCTTCCTTATGGTATCATCAAATGTGTAATGAGGATCCTTTCCACTAGAAGCATTACTAGGTAGAGGTTTTTCACTCTCCAATAGTTTACCAGCTACACTAGCCAAAATCTCAAACGCATGAATCTGGTTGCCTTCAAGTTTCTTCCTGATAGGTCCCTTTCCCTAAACCAAGGATGACAGAATGAGATCAGGAGTAACTACTTACGCACAAAAGAAAAGTTACCACGCAACCATAAGATGGATCATGGGAGCTTTTATTTACCCTAGCTGATCTAGAAGCTCGAGGAACCTCAGGCACTTGGTAGCCATTGAAGCCATAATCCACCCTCCTCTGCGGTACCATATCTCAGAGATTCATCACAAGTAGAAAAAGTCATCAGCTAAACTTAACAAGCTTTCTTTATGTTCCAAGGCCGCCTGAATGAGACCctgtcaaaaaacaaaaaacaaaaattcatcaAACAGATCATGGCCTTTCTTTATATCAAATGATACTCTTTCCATGAATATGATCTTAGTTTTTTCATGCTTTTCAGCAGTTAGACCAATTGGTGAAGAAAAACAATTTTTAAAGCAGAATCTAGCTCTGCGGCTAACAAGTGTACAACAACAACCAGTTTATTGCAGCAAAGGAAAACTCAAGACACACTGAACAACAGGAGATCATgataaaaacaaaattcccAAAAATTTCTGCAAAACCAAATGCAGTCCTCCTTATGGATCTTTACCTCTGCAATTTCATTTATTCACccaataacttcttcatttcatCAAGAaaacgagaaaaaaaaaatcattttccttACATCTACTTTCA
Above is a genomic segment from Rosa chinensis cultivar Old Blush chromosome 3, RchiOBHm-V2, whole genome shotgun sequence containing:
- the LOC112195373 gene encoding telomere repeat-binding protein 5 isoform X1; protein product: MVPQRRVDYGFNGYQVPEVPRASRSARGKGPIRKKLEGNQIHAFEILASVAGKLLESEKPLPSNASSGKDPHYTFDDTIRKQQNKGNSLKEEPCEWGSCDEEASFRACGVQGQSHTLNQFSHLQENFSFEMSGTSKTNVHSGKVCFAKKLGTVDSSSSCGSYSNKVISDCFLSGDYIEEEDKAHVVLKRKLEAEPSKDTSVKDGKANVLVCSEDLLEMEGKPPELVCSEHDVKVPFSGECKIHGSFPCHCVKVVSRDDDENSVGYVQPCTMVEEFEHTSVGDRKIKNLSASKHWRIAPDMKIGGYHRTDGKIKQVYRNGRPCYAHQRSQKIYPFKKRNFFNRRPFTTSDRGCNCENICSSPDKREDGGNCNAAIGRSSSTTGREPSKSNDRNVRLSIKSFKVPELFFEIPTTATVGSLKRTVMEAVTSILGEGLHVGILVQGKKVRDDSKTLLQTGISHDDKLDNLGFTLEPKHSKLIYSQCGNDPSSVSGRTQELTRHSASLVSRPGTSNVSLNPPATNLGSCVDKGLNAVPSFASTSIDKTPPASQALVAVPPINAKPLAVVPFHRRSGHPAYVQRRMRRPFSVSEVEALVQAVEKLGTGRWRDVKMRAFDNAKHRTYVDLKDKWKTLVHTARISPQQRRGEPVPQELLDRVLAAHAYWSQRQAKQQLRAAA
- the LOC112195373 gene encoding telomere repeat-binding protein 5 isoform X2 produces the protein MVPQRRVDYGFNGYQVPEVPRASRSARGKGPIRKKLEGNQIHAFEILASVAGKLLESEKPLPSNASSGKDPHYTFDDTIRKQQNKGNSLKEEPCEWGSCDEEASFRACGVQGQSHTLNQFSHLQENFSFEMSGTSKTNVHSGKVCFAKKLGTVDSSSSCGSYSNKVISDCFLSGDYIEEEDKAHVVLKRKLEAEPSKDTSVKDGKANVLVCSEDLLEMEGKPPELVCSEHDVKVPFSGECKIHGSFPCHCVKVVSRDDDENSVGYVQPCTMVEEFEHTSVGDRKIKNLSASKHWRIAPDMKIGGYHRTDGKIKQVYRNGRPCYAHQRSQKIYPFKKRNFFNRRPFTTSDRGCNCENICSSPDKREDGGNCNAAIGRSSSTTGREPSKSNDRNVRLSIKSFKVPELFFEIPTTATVGSLKRTVMEAVTSILGEGLHVGILVQGKKVRDDSKTLLQTGISHDDKLDNLGFTLEPKHSKLIYSQCGNDPSSVSGRTQELTRHSASLVSRPGTSNVSLNPPATNLGSCVDKGLNAVPSFASTSIDKTPPASQALVAVPPINAKPLAVVPFHRRSGHPAYVQRRMRRPFSVSEVEALVQAVEKLGTGRWRDVKMRAFDNAKHRTYVDLKLGSRLCQV